The bacterium genome includes a region encoding these proteins:
- a CDS encoding TolC family protein, which translates to MTRLKIVAIGAMVFCVVSACAGAETTAQDVEFSPSQAIIPSVCPQDKGPELPPKPAAVKSEAICIPAAKTHLAEPCKSDIITTPGPSCGRTMNTRAPEVSSAPVPDIMREPITLEQALEIAFKNSPEIQAALSNVESSRGSVEEARAQFNPTFNATLSATLQGPITQTVTSGGQTVDLVSSPDNIAGLTVTLPLDVSHQLRYSSDIAKYQFQAEYLSMVSVSEQLIVDVKSAYYDLLRACGQMAVNQASVDDAKQSLDIVSDKFKEGTVAKYDVTSAEVNLDNLNQQLIASQNDVRVAQSSLNAVLGIDVNNPTQVAAIDVPVDTDSVNIPECVNQAYAKRPEIKSAQIQVTLSQTNVNLQKTGMRPSLSLSGGPSYDFNPSGTTTDKASWQAGLTLNVPLCDGGVTKAKVRQARAEVQNSLASLNKQKIAVAKEVRKAALDLQNAALRTKTTAHAVKLAEDALAIANDRYSSGVAVWVEVTNAQSDLAQARYNYVDAQFDYANALAQLQKATASQPELNQLQLLADKDQVKVKVKEAQS; encoded by the coding sequence ATGACCAGACTTAAGATAGTTGCAATCGGAGCGATGGTTTTTTGCGTCGTCTCTGCTTGCGCCGGAGCGGAAACCACTGCGCAGGATGTGGAGTTCAGCCCATCACAGGCGATCATACCGTCGGTCTGTCCGCAAGACAAAGGCCCTGAGCTTCCCCCAAAGCCGGCCGCAGTGAAATCGGAAGCAATATGCATTCCGGCAGCAAAAACACATCTGGCAGAGCCCTGCAAATCGGATATTATTACAACGCCGGGACCTTCATGCGGAAGGACAATGAACACACGAGCGCCTGAAGTCTCGTCTGCGCCGGTGCCGGATATCATGAGAGAGCCCATAACCTTGGAGCAGGCTCTGGAGATCGCATTCAAGAACAGCCCGGAGATTCAGGCTGCGTTGAGCAATGTCGAGAGTTCCAGAGGATCGGTTGAAGAGGCACGCGCTCAGTTTAATCCGACTTTTAACGCAACGTTGTCCGCTACGCTTCAGGGACCTATTACGCAAACGGTAACTTCAGGTGGGCAAACGGTAGATCTTGTTTCATCACCTGATAATATTGCCGGTCTGACGGTTACTCTGCCGCTTGATGTCTCACACCAACTCAGATACTCGTCCGATATTGCAAAGTATCAGTTCCAGGCTGAATATTTGTCTATGGTGTCTGTTTCTGAGCAGTTGATAGTCGACGTGAAAAGCGCATATTATGATCTGCTCCGAGCCTGTGGTCAGATGGCTGTCAACCAGGCTTCAGTGGATGATGCCAAGCAGAGTCTGGACATTGTCAGCGACAAATTCAAAGAAGGTACTGTTGCCAAATATGACGTAACAAGCGCCGAAGTCAATCTCGATAACCTGAACCAGCAGCTTATCGCTTCTCAAAACGATGTTCGTGTGGCACAGTCATCACTTAACGCGGTGCTTGGTATTGATGTAAACAATCCGACCCAGGTGGCAGCAATTGATGTGCCGGTAGACACAGATTCGGTGAATATACCGGAGTGTGTAAATCAGGCCTATGCAAAGCGCCCTGAAATCAAGTCTGCGCAGATACAAGTCACACTCTCTCAAACAAATGTAAATCTGCAAAAAACTGGTATGCGTCCATCGCTGAGCCTTAGCGGTGGTCCCAGTTATGATTTTAATCCTAGCGGTACAACGACAGATAAGGCATCGTGGCAGGCGGGCCTTACGTTGAATGTGCCCTTATGCGACGGCGGTGTCACTAAAGCAAAGGTCAGACAGGCAAGAGCAGAAGTTCAAAACTCACTTGCAAGTCTTAATAAACAAAAAATTGCAGTTGCAAAAGAAGTTCGCAAAGCAGCTCTCGATCTTCAAAATGCGGCACTTCGCACCAAGACTACGGCGCATGCCGTCAAACTTGCCGAAGATGCCCTGGCAATAGCCAATGACCGTTACAGTTCGGGCGTCGCTGTTTGGGTGGAGGTTACAAATGCGCAGTCCGATCTGGCCCAGGCAAGATACAATTATGTGGATGCCCAATTTGATTATGCTAATGCACTCGCCCAACTTCAGAAAGCGACAGCCAGCCAGCCGGAATTGAACCAGCTTCAGCTGCTGGCAGATAAGGACCAGGTGAAAGTGAAAGTTAAGGAGGCTCAATCATGA
- a CDS encoding TetR/AcrR family transcriptional regulator, with translation MMSNKSGAQPDVKRRIMSAAEQLFADKGYDATSITDITESAGVGRALIYYYFKDKRDLYISIIKDGGEHIIRTAESAYDFNGNAFEKIRHFIEQFRQLHINRPNIGRLGMRAELEGSLVFDEHARENFNKISYILARIVEKGIERGEIRELNPQKAVHMINGLMHSLIMMYLHGDEDQNPEKDIDFAMDILAHGISNNC, from the coding sequence ATGATGTCAAATAAGTCTGGCGCACAACCTGATGTGAAACGGCGGATAATGAGTGCTGCAGAGCAGCTTTTTGCTGATAAGGGCTACGATGCAACATCCATAACCGACATCACAGAGTCAGCGGGTGTAGGACGAGCACTAATATATTATTACTTCAAAGATAAACGTGATCTCTACATTTCTATTATCAAGGATGGAGGCGAGCATATTATCAGAACTGCCGAAAGTGCTTATGATTTCAACGGCAATGCCTTTGAGAAGATTCGGCACTTTATTGAGCAGTTTCGGCAGTTGCACATAAACAGACCCAATATCGGTCGTTTAGGCATGCGGGCGGAGCTTGAAGGGAGTCTTGTATTTGACGAACATGCCAGAGAGAATTTTAACAAAATTTCATATATCCTAGCTAGAATAGTGGAGAAGGGAATCGAGCGGGGAGAGATTAGGGAATTGAATCCCCAAAAAGCTGTGCATATGATAAACGGGCTGATGCATTCCCTGATTATGATGTATCTGCATGGAGATGAGGATCAGAATCCTGAAAAAGACATTGATTTTGCAATGGATATTCTGGCACATGGAATTTCCAATAACTGCTGA
- a CDS encoding AAA family ATPase gives MAEQTKKSNRNAALDEIEVLVRARYPVIYVVSWEETRVEDSIAEIAAKREKKVFSWSVCRGIVPHGTSPQSQRNVDAKTCDPVVALNQVLDMMDPAIYVFKDFHPYLSDPAVIRKVREVALFLKNSYKTLILVSPTLRLPFELEKEISVIDFGLPGREDVTELLENTVDEVNKNAGLNVNLSDASKESLVNAAMGLTINEAENVFAKTLVKTGGLSDKDVPIILSEKEQIIRKSGMLEYYRASEEFGNVGGMEELKDWLRKRRSAFSSEARKFGLPSPKGALLIGVQGCGKSLCAKALASYWRVPLLRLDLGRVFSSLVGSSEENVRQAMRVAESVAPAILWMDEIEKAFAGTQSSSFSDAGTTSRVFGTFITWLQEKTAPVFVIATANNISQLPPELLRKGRFDEIFFVDLPDRTDRVEIFKIHIKKRGRNSETFDLPQLAEASDGFSGAEIEEAVSSALFDVFDKSQELSTDALLASIRATVPLYRTMKEDIEKLRDWARDRARPASATQSTGFISGRKIEL, from the coding sequence ATGGCGGAACAAACCAAGAAATCAAATAGGAATGCGGCACTGGACGAGATAGAGGTATTGGTCAGGGCCAGATATCCGGTAATATATGTTGTCAGTTGGGAGGAGACACGTGTGGAGGATTCAATTGCTGAGATAGCAGCAAAGCGCGAAAAGAAAGTCTTTTCCTGGTCCGTCTGCCGTGGAATAGTCCCGCATGGCACATCACCCCAGTCACAGCGCAATGTCGATGCAAAGACATGTGATCCGGTTGTTGCGCTAAACCAGGTTCTTGATATGATGGACCCCGCCATATACGTTTTTAAGGACTTTCATCCTTATCTTTCAGACCCGGCAGTCATTCGCAAGGTGCGTGAGGTGGCGCTATTCCTCAAAAACAGCTATAAAACGCTTATATTGGTTTCTCCGACTCTTCGTTTGCCGTTCGAACTGGAAAAAGAGATCAGTGTAATCGATTTCGGCCTGCCCGGACGCGAGGATGTGACCGAACTGCTCGAAAACACCGTAGACGAGGTCAACAAAAACGCAGGATTAAATGTCAATCTGAGTGATGCTTCCAAGGAATCACTGGTTAACGCGGCGATGGGTCTGACAATTAACGAGGCAGAGAACGTATTCGCTAAAACTCTCGTAAAGACAGGCGGTCTCTCCGACAAAGATGTTCCGATCATCCTGTCGGAGAAAGAGCAGATCATCCGCAAGTCTGGAATGCTGGAATATTACAGGGCATCTGAGGAGTTCGGCAATGTGGGCGGCATGGAAGAGCTTAAGGATTGGCTCAGAAAGCGTCGGTCAGCTTTTTCATCCGAAGCTCGAAAGTTCGGGCTGCCGTCCCCAAAGGGAGCACTTCTAATCGGCGTTCAAGGCTGTGGAAAAAGTCTTTGTGCGAAAGCTCTCGCTTCTTATTGGCGCGTTCCACTCTTAAGACTCGACTTGGGCCGAGTGTTTTCGAGTCTTGTCGGGTCCTCCGAAGAAAATGTCAGACAGGCAATGCGCGTCGCGGAGTCTGTCGCTCCGGCAATATTGTGGATGGACGAAATAGAGAAGGCTTTTGCAGGGACGCAGAGTTCATCTTTCTCGGATGCCGGCACGACTTCACGCGTTTTTGGAACGTTTATTACCTGGCTGCAGGAGAAGACTGCACCAGTATTTGTTATAGCTACCGCAAACAACATTTCTCAACTGCCGCCGGAACTGCTCCGCAAAGGTCGCTTCGATGAGATATTCTTTGTCGACTTACCGGATCGAACCGACCGAGTCGAGATATTCAAAATTCACATCAAAAAACGCGGGCGCAATTCTGAGACGTTTGACTTGCCCCAACTCGCTGAGGCATCCGATGGCTTCAGCGGAGCCGAGATTGAGGAAGCTGTTTCCTCGGCGCTATTCGATGTGTTTGACAAGAGTCAAGAACTATCAACTGATGCTCTCTTGGCTAGTATTCGGGCAACGGTCCCTCTGTATCGCACGATGAAAGAAGATATTGAAAAACTCAGAGATTGGGCGCGAGACCGTGCTCGTCCTGCAAGTGCAACTCAGAGTACCGGGTTTATATCAGGAAGAAAGATTGAACTGTGA
- a CDS encoding type IV pilus twitching motility protein PilT, giving the protein MELIDLLKIAVNKRASDLHLMVGVPPVLRINGEIIVANGDSLTPADTSRLLLDTLSEEKKQTLTKDLQLCYSMKIPEVGYFRVSIYFEQGELGASVRVGMTHIYSLEELNLPPVAAELTRKPSGLILITGPTGSGKTTTLNSMIDLINRDRRCKIIMVEDPIEYVHPNKRSIIVQQEVHTDTHSFSKALVHILRQDPDVIAVGEMRDLETIATALTAAETGHLVISTLHTPDASQTVDRIIDVFPPAQQTQVRMQMASSLEAVISQQLLPRVDKPGRILATEVMIANPAVRNIIRENKTQSLYNVIATSQSQNMQSMDSSLRDLYQQGIITYDTAATRAKVPAEMRSLKDRRAAVSTDGIG; this is encoded by the coding sequence ATGGAACTTATCGATTTACTAAAGATAGCTGTAAATAAACGCGCATCGGACCTGCATCTGATGGTTGGTGTTCCGCCGGTTTTGAGGATAAACGGCGAGATAATTGTGGCTAATGGCGATTCGCTGACTCCCGCCGATACTAGTAGGCTGCTGCTTGACACACTTTCTGAGGAGAAGAAACAGACGCTTACTAAGGACTTGCAGCTGTGCTATTCCATGAAGATTCCTGAAGTAGGATACTTCAGAGTCAGCATATACTTCGAGCAAGGCGAACTGGGAGCATCTGTGCGCGTGGGTATGACGCATATCTACAGCCTTGAGGAGTTGAATTTACCTCCTGTCGCTGCAGAACTCACTAGGAAACCATCGGGCTTGATACTGATTACAGGTCCGACCGGATCCGGCAAAACAACCACTCTGAACTCAATGATCGACCTTATCAATCGGGATAGACGGTGCAAGATCATTATGGTCGAAGACCCGATTGAGTATGTACACCCGAACAAGCGGAGTATAATTGTTCAACAGGAGGTGCATACCGACACCCACTCATTCAGCAAAGCGTTGGTGCATATACTGAGACAAGATCCTGATGTGATCGCAGTTGGTGAGATGAGGGATCTCGAGACTATTGCTACTGCGTTGACTGCGGCTGAAACAGGACATCTCGTCATAAGCACTCTTCATACACCTGATGCATCTCAGACTGTTGACCGAATAATCGATGTTTTCCCACCTGCCCAACAAACACAAGTCCGCATGCAAATGGCCTCCAGCCTTGAAGCCGTGATATCACAACAATTGCTGCCTAGAGTGGATAAACCCGGACGCATATTGGCAACTGAGGTAATGATAGCTAATCCTGCCGTCAGAAATATAATCAGAGAAAACAAGACTCAGTCGCTGTATAACGTCATCGCCACTAGTCAATCGCAAAATATGCAAAGCATGGACTCCAGCTTGCGTGACCTCTATCAACAGGGCATTATTACATACGACACTGCGGCGACGCGTGCCAAAGTGCCGGCTGAAATGCGTTCGCTAAAAGATAGGCGCGCTGCGGTTTCTACAGATGGAATTGGATAA
- a CDS encoding radical SAM protein, with protein sequence MDNYKHIATGKRLPAFWQSAHRHISVERYAAVEELWHIHESALDYSIDSNHAGSTSLLDVKSEIASHMLESCNLCEHRCGANRQAGEVGICGIRRDSHYFFEQILWGEEPPLVPSHEVFFSGCNLRCKFCYSWQSLQHSDLGDCVVPEDFAKLISARHAEGSINLNLIGGEPTCHLPTILRTLQLLDTPVLIVWNSNFFMSNQTMRLLDGIVDLYLGDFKFGCNACAKDLGAVNGYVSIAKRNFKLAYESGDLIIRHLLLPGHIDCCLIPIAKWVSENLPGVPFNLMFQYTPYFGALDDPALCRSLLPDEEKRALEIVESYGLNTRSWKKPLYAACCNDRSIGKGEISTTVTIRPDGRVGILHLHSELLDVIRALECGGKHNGGTNQEIK encoded by the coding sequence TTGGATAACTACAAGCATATCGCCACTGGAAAACGATTGCCTGCTTTTTGGCAGTCAGCGCACCGGCATATTAGCGTTGAGAGGTATGCAGCGGTAGAAGAGCTTTGGCATATCCACGAATCGGCACTCGATTATTCGATTGACAGCAACCATGCCGGTTCGACTTCTTTGTTGGATGTGAAATCGGAAATAGCAAGTCATATGCTCGAATCGTGCAATTTGTGTGAGCATAGGTGTGGGGCCAACAGGCAGGCAGGTGAAGTCGGGATATGTGGAATAAGACGAGACAGTCACTATTTCTTTGAGCAGATACTGTGGGGAGAAGAGCCTCCGCTGGTTCCGTCGCATGAAGTGTTTTTTTCGGGGTGTAATCTCCGATGCAAGTTTTGCTATAGCTGGCAATCGCTTCAGCATTCTGATCTAGGGGATTGCGTGGTTCCGGAGGATTTTGCAAAGCTGATATCGGCCAGACATGCCGAAGGCTCGATCAACCTGAACCTCATAGGCGGAGAGCCGACGTGCCATCTGCCAACGATTTTGCGTACTCTTCAGTTGCTTGATACGCCGGTGCTAATAGTCTGGAATTCGAATTTTTTTATGTCCAATCAGACAATGCGGCTGCTTGATGGTATTGTTGATCTCTACCTCGGCGATTTTAAGTTCGGCTGCAACGCGTGCGCCAAAGACTTAGGCGCGGTGAACGGATATGTGTCTATTGCAAAGCGGAACTTTAAGCTGGCCTACGAATCCGGTGACCTGATAATTCGACACTTGTTGTTACCCGGACATATTGATTGCTGCTTGATCCCGATTGCCAAGTGGGTCAGCGAAAACTTGCCGGGTGTGCCGTTTAATCTAATGTTCCAATACACTCCATACTTCGGGGCTCTTGATGATCCGGCGCTGTGCCGCTCATTGCTGCCTGATGAAGAAAAGCGGGCGTTGGAGATTGTTGAGTCATACGGTCTAAACACTCGAAGTTGGAAAAAGCCTCTTTATGCAGCTTGTTGTAATGACAGGAGTATAGGTAAAGGCGAAATATCGACTACAGTCACAATTCGACCTGATGGACGGGTCGGCATATTGCATTTACATAGCGAGCTTTTAGATGTGATAAGAGCGCTTGAATGTGGAGGAAAGCACAATGGCGGAACAAACCAAGAAATCAAATAG